The following coding sequences lie in one Actinomycetota bacterium genomic window:
- the thyX gene encoding FAD-dependent thymidylate synthase, with protein sequence MKLKLLRHTPQPERMVALAARLCYSPVGIEELDEKLSGEEVNKLVRFVVKSGHLSTTEHISFTFAIEGVSRALTHQLVRHRVASYNQQSQRYVKFKEGFDYILPPSIKKDAQAKAWFEEMVDSSHQLYKKMLDSGIEAEDARYILPNASETKIVVTMNGRELLHFFTVRCCNRAQWEIRDLATAMLKLVKKVSPVVFEKAGPNCLRMPCPEGKYQCDHPPKASDFNA encoded by the coding sequence ATGAAATTAAAACTATTGAGGCATACCCCTCAACCAGAAAGAATGGTGGCACTGGCGGCCAGGCTTTGCTATTCCCCGGTAGGGATAGAAGAGCTGGATGAAAAGTTAAGCGGGGAAGAGGTAAACAAGCTGGTCAGGTTTGTAGTAAAAAGCGGACATCTTTCTACTACCGAGCATATAAGCTTTACCTTTGCTATTGAAGGAGTATCCAGGGCGCTTACCCATCAGTTGGTAAGGCATAGGGTAGCTTCCTATAACCAGCAGTCCCAGAGATATGTAAAATTTAAAGAGGGGTTTGACTATATATTGCCTCCCAGCATTAAAAAGGATGCCCAGGCTAAAGCCTGGTTCGAGGAAATGGTGGATTCAAGCCATCAGCTTTATAAGAAAATGCTGGATTCAGGAATTGAGGCTGAGGATGCCAGGTACATACTTCCCAATGCTTCCGAAACCAAAATAGTGGTTACCATGAATGGCAGAGAACTGCTTCATTTCTTTACCGTTCGCTGCTGTAACCGGGCCCAGTGGGAAATTCGGGACCTGGCTACCGCTATGCTCAAGCTGGTAAAAAAAGTAAGCCCGGTAGTGTTTGAAAAAGCCGGGCCCAATTGCCTGAGGATGCCCTGTCCGGAAGGCAAATACCAGTGCGACCATCCTCCGAAAGCCAGTGATTTTAATGCCTAA
- the rpmE gene encoding 50S ribosomal protein L31, translating into MKSGIHPEYFDCAVTCSCGNTFQTRSTQKELKVEICSSCHPFYTGKQKLVDSGGRVERFKKRLNKKKN; encoded by the coding sequence ATGAAAAGCGGAATACATCCAGAATATTTTGATTGTGCGGTTACCTGTTCTTGTGGAAATACCTTCCAGACCAGGTCAACCCAGAAGGAACTAAAAGTGGAGATTTGCTCCAGCTGCCATCCTTTCTATACCGGTAAGCAAAAACTGGTAGATTCGGGGGGAAGGGTAGAGAGGTTTAAGAAGAGACTTAATAAAAAAAAGAATTAA
- the rho gene encoding transcription termination factor Rho has protein sequence MNEYNKKMLSSKKLLDLREIAKGLDINGFSKFKKDELIEKILEAAAGDGPVVEAEEKPKEEIKNKAATEKTYIKSEGRTKELEVYEERMMGILDILADGYGFLRVSGYLPGAKDIYVSQSQIRRFKLRQGDDVFGQVRPPKDNEKYNALIRIEKVNGGDPEFIRRRAPFETLTPIYPLERLRLETRSEGLAARVIDLIAPIGKGQRGLIVSPPKAGKTTILKDIANSVSINNPEVHIIVLLVDERPEEVTDMERSVKGEVISSTFDQPSENHIQVAELVLQRAKRLVEHGKDVLILLDSITRLARAYNLSIPASGRVLSGGVDSTALFPPKSFFGAARNIEDGGSLTILATALIETGSRMDDVIFEEFKGTGNMEIKLDRTLADKRIFPAIDITKSGTRKEELLMDDEEASMVWRLRRIIHEKEPEVAIEQLIGYVRKTKSNLDFLNALRASFQNNKSL, from the coding sequence ATGAACGAATATAATAAGAAAATGTTAAGCTCCAAGAAATTACTGGATTTGAGGGAAATAGCCAAGGGGCTTGATATTAACGGTTTTTCCAAATTCAAGAAGGATGAACTGATAGAAAAAATATTGGAGGCTGCAGCCGGGGACGGACCGGTGGTGGAAGCGGAGGAAAAACCGAAAGAGGAAATTAAAAATAAGGCAGCTACGGAAAAAACCTATATTAAAAGTGAAGGCAGGACCAAAGAGCTGGAAGTATATGAAGAGCGCATGATGGGCATTTTGGATATCCTGGCTGATGGTTATGGGTTTTTAAGGGTAAGCGGTTATCTTCCTGGAGCCAAGGATATATATGTTTCTCAATCCCAGATCAGAAGATTTAAGCTCAGGCAGGGGGATGATGTTTTTGGGCAGGTAAGGCCTCCTAAAGATAATGAGAAGTACAATGCCTTAATCAGGATAGAGAAAGTAAATGGAGGGGATCCCGAGTTTATAAGGAGGAGGGCTCCTTTTGAAACATTAACCCCTATCTATCCTTTGGAGCGGCTGAGGCTGGAAACCAGGTCGGAAGGGCTGGCGGCAAGGGTAATTGACCTCATAGCCCCTATAGGGAAAGGCCAGAGAGGCCTTATTGTATCTCCTCCCAAAGCGGGAAAAACTACCATACTTAAAGATATAGCCAACAGTGTTTCCATAAATAACCCTGAGGTGCATATCATAGTGCTGCTGGTAGATGAGAGACCGGAAGAGGTAACAGATATGGAGAGGTCGGTAAAAGGGGAAGTAATATCTTCTACCTTTGACCAGCCTTCCGAGAATCATATACAGGTGGCTGAATTGGTATTGCAGAGGGCCAAAAGGCTGGTAGAGCACGGCAAGGATGTGCTGATACTGCTGGATAGTATCACCAGGCTGGCCAGAGCTTATAACCTTTCCATTCCAGCCAGCGGCAGGGTGCTTTCCGGTGGTGTAGATTCCACTGCCCTGTTCCCGCCCAAAAGCTTTTTTGGGGCGGCCAGAAATATAGAGGACGGGGGCAGTTTGACTATACTGGCCACCGCCCTGATAGAAACCGGAAGCCGTATGGATGATGTTATATTTGAAGAGTTTAAAGGCACCGGCAATATGGAAATAAAGCTGGATAGGACCCTGGCAGACAAGAGGATTTTCCCGGCTATCGATATCACTAAATCCGGTACCAGAAAAGAAGAGCTGCTCATGGATGATGAAGAAGCTTCAATGGTTTGGAGGCTCAGGAGGATCATACATGAGAAGGAGCCGGAAGTGGCTATAGAGCAGCTGATAGGTTATGTAAGGAAAACCAAATCCAACCTGGATTTCCTAAATGCCCTGAGGGCTAGTTTCCAGAACAATAAATCTCTTTAA